In Cryptomeria japonica chromosome 5, Sugi_1.0, whole genome shotgun sequence, the genomic window ACAAGGAATTCCAAGGAGATGAAAAATACTAAGTTGCAGATCTGAGTGAGAATAAAGGAGAGATGTGGGGAAGGAGAGGGCACGAAGATCAAGGGAGAAGAAATTGAAAGGTTGATGATAAAAAATTaaaacacaatcgaatccaaaaaaaaattatgagaatacagcatggattgtggaaatcacATAGCATTTATCTAATTTATGTCATGTTGAATCTTTTGTTCCTTTTAATGAAAATGCAGATCTAATCTGAATTTTAACAATAATTTTTTAAGCATGATATAGAAAATAATGTTAACCCAGAGTCTTCTACTGTAATTCTTTTAATATTTGATGTGTGTACAAAGCTAATATCCATCTTTATTTAAAGACATGGGGATAAGATGGCATATATAGATGATGTGGAACTATTTTGAAATTTACGCTCAAATACATTTTACATTGATATTGATAAAATATATGATTTGCAAAGTAACACATCTACCAAGTGAATAGAAAGAAGACCTAGAAGCTGAACTTTCAAATCTAAACTTAATACCTTTCTCCCATGATTTAAGTTTATACAACATTTGATCATCTatcataaattattttaaaattccaattcaaAACTAGTCTTGAACTCTATAGATTTTTACTTAAAGGTTGTTGTCATCTAGATTCATCCTTCTCTTTTCTTAAATAACATATTCTACATATATTTTTGTATTAAAATAAGTGGGAAAGGGCCCCAAACCATTATAGTTGTGTCACCAACCATAAAAAATAAGAACTAGAATAAAACTAGTCACAAAAACCAACAAAATAGGCAACCAAAAGTGGAACAGTTGAGTTGGAGCCAAAAAGAGTTACATCTTATCTTGAAGTAGAACTTTGGGACTATATATATAACATCGTAACATAAGAAGATGAATAAAATTTAGAGGGATATTTATTCCTATGTTGAACAACTATCCAAGTAGATCCAATAATACAATCATAAGAGCGTTGGCCTTCAAAAGTGGGTAATTCATACAAAATATAGTTACAAGGAACAAAATTATTAGGGGCAACAAAAATACCatcaaacaaagaagaagaagcctTGGCACTAGAAATATCAAAAGACATAGATGAAGAAACAATAGCACTATAGTGATTCTTAGTAACTATGTCTATTACATGTGACTAGCAAGCATCGACTAGAGAAACATTATAACTTGGTTTtacatttcatccttttttattatctTCAAGAGTAGGGACTATAGAAAATGGAGAGATCTTATCATTACCCATCCTAGTGGGCTTCATTTATTGTCACATTTATATAGTCTTGTTCCTCTTATATGCACGTGTTGTCAAAATATTACTTGGAAAAGTAATAAGACTCAAGTCTTAGAAGTTatttttatgcatgttgatgataacaTTTTTGAGTCACTTATTGATTCTAAGTGTCCTCATGCTCTTTGAACTCAAATTTGGGAGTTATATGTAGATCCTAATTCTTTGAAATTCATAGATGGCCCTATTGTTCCTCTTCATTCTTCATAGAAGATAACCCATGATTGTGATCCTTTGGAGGTTTTTATCACTTCATGTTGAGGTTGATTTAGATGTTCTTGATTCTTCTTTAGAGATACTTGATTTTTCTTCACTTGCATTGACTTCTTATTGAGAGTCATTGATTGATCCTAATGTGGTGTAGATGTCAAGAAGTTCATATATAGAATCTTCATATTAGTAttgcatcatttgcataataatttaTCTCCTTAAGTTGAATTTAAGGTGGATTGTTGGTGTGATTAAGCACATAGCCTAAGTACTTTATAGTCAACACCTATTCACATGTGTTAATTTTACTTAGGATATATTAGTTGTCACATGGAACtctcatttaatattgttcattttAGTTATCTTAGATGTTATTTCAGATAGAGATGAGTCATAGTTCATTATTTAATATTAGTTTCATACTGCGTCATGTATTTAATTTTGTATCATGGTTAGTTGCAACTACCTCATCATCTCTTTCCTATATAACAAAGGCTCATTTATACATTCTATTATATCAATTAATCATCTACTATATAAGTTTTTTCACATATCATTTTGATCTCTAATGTTCATTCTTGTTGAGCTGCTTGATTGTGATTATTTTGTTACTTGGTTAATCTCGTTGAATGTGGCCAGCTTCAATATAGATTCTTAATCTTTCCAATAATTATTGTTTAGCATTCaattataatatgttttaagtctcaattaaatatttaaaaccTATAATATATCAACTCTGGTAATGTAAAACTATAGACATTTTAACTAGTACATACATaatgaatttatatatttatagtcacacattcacacacacatataaaatAAGCATTATAAAATATGTTAATAGGTAATATAAATACTTGATTACAATATCCTTAGTGTAGACATTAAAGGTAGATGTCTATAAGTGTTGATATATaaatacaaatgtttatacatcgaaatacatatataaataagaGAAACTATTCAAATGCATTTAAAGCACAATGCACACTCAATTGCATTAAATTATGTACAAAATAGCTAACAAATATATTTGCAAAACATGAAATTAAGAGTACAATAACCATAATAATGATGTATTGAATATAAAATAATGTTTATAGGATATTTTAACACATAATGTAAATAATTGATAATAATATCCTTAGTgtatgtcttcggacatgtagtgtcgtagttaaaacacttcgttggtgaagaagccaccaaggttcaaacccctactgaGCCATTATGCTCGTAGGCCTTGTTTCTTCGTTGGGCCTTTGTActcatgggtttgaacaagtgaagtgtggggataacgtcccccggttgtggcctcaccggttcatagctctgggtcaaaagtGTCTCACGTGGAGACGAAGGGCATGTCATGCTAGCATCGCCGGTCACATTAAAAATTTTACTaggtattttaaatatatatatatatatatatatatatatatatatatcattagtGTATATATTAAAGGTAGACGTATATATGTGttgatatattaatataaatatttatacatagatatacatatatagataagtACAACTATTCAAATGCATTGAAGGTACAATGTATACTCATGTACATAAAATTATGTAGAAAATAGTTAACCAATAAATTTACTAGAACATGAAATTAAGTGTACAATAACCATAGTTGAGTAATGATATACTGAATATGCCAatatttaaacaaaattttaacactCCTATAACCAGCTAACCACTCATATCTTAGTACATTCCCATTCATTGATGGCATATGTTTATTGTTAATGGATTTTATTGCAACAAAACTCGATTTCCATTTCAATCCACTTTTTCCAAAAGCCAAAATCAAATGACATGAATTACAAATTAAATAATCAAACATGTCCCATAACCCGCAAACTAAATATCCTAAATATAGGACATCCTAGAAATGAtagttaaataaaaataatatatgaaTAGGATAAAATGAACCAAGGCCATGATTACTAGATGAAACTACAAAGTCACATTATAGTTGCACATTGGTTGACACAATCAACATCAAAAAGAGATGTAACGATCAAACCAAACTTGCAATGGTAGTAGTTTTTGTAATTGTAGTAAGGAACATCCTTTAGAACATTTCATTCCTTCCAACTTATCACTCTTTTAAGAAAGTTACAATTGTAGAGTACAACCCCATCTTGATTCAACAAAAAGTCTTTATGTATTAATGGTATGAACCTTTCATAAGAATgttaaatatacatttaaaaatataaagTCAAAATTAAAAGCAAAAGTTTTATTACTTGACCATTGCACAAATATGAAAAATCTACTATAGTCATAAACAATCATTAGTAACTCAACAAATTATTAGAATGAAAGCACAAACTTAAAAACTTATAATCTTTGAACAAGTATTATATTAAAATAATCAAGAAACCTAATAGAGACACAAATAATAAAACTTAACACAACCCAAAAAAAAGACATTTAGAAAGCTAAATTTAAGTTTTGCAGATAGAAAAGTGTCGTTGCATAAATTGAATCTTACAACTGGTTTTAAATAACTAAAGGCCAATAATATTGAAGTTTTGATCGGAACGAACTTTAGAGCGCGACAATTTAAACGTGTGCACAGGCAGGTGCAATGAAGTTATAAGGTAACATATTACATCGATTCctaaaaacaatgaaaataatACGCGAAACGATGAAATTGACGTTAAGGCCCTCTAAAGGTTGGGCGGAACTGTCATGTAAGGGTAGGTGGAGCGATAACCAAGTACAGGCGCACGCGCTAGAATAAAGTGTACTGAAGAATATGATTGTTTCCTTTGTCAATAACGATGCTAGGTATGTTCAAGATGTTTTGTTTTCTAAAGACTATGTATGGCGGACGATGATGTTTACGGCTTGTAACATTCTTCACCATATAGCTATGATCAATCATTCAAATCAAGACTATTCTATTTACCTGTATATATATTCAATTAAGGAGgcctttctttttacctttgtcTGTTATCTGCGGTGGATGTTATAAAGGTATATTCAAAAATTTTTATTAATCGTTACTCTTAAACTAGTTGCATTGTTTGCTTGTTAAGCAGTGGCTAATACAACTTGTTAAGTGTCTTGAAGTGGGCACGCAACAGCAGAATATGTCAGCGTGCCATGAGGTCGCTTGCACAAACGATCGTACATGACAGAAGGGCTAACAGAGTTTATTTGAATGGTACAGGTTGGCCAAACAATGTATCACATGCAGAGCTTGATCTTGCAAAATTCGTCACGGGTGAGCAAAATTTGATGATTGAAAACGTAGACCACGTCGATTATAAAATCTTTCCCGGAGATATCCTTCTACAAGCGTAAACTTGCAGCAGTTCTTGTTggttcttgtttgttttcctttcttttccCCTTTTTAGTTTTCCCCTGAGATCATTAAGAAAAGGTGAAGATGAGAAACGGTGCAGTATTGGTTGCATTGGGTATGATCTGTCTGGCAATGAGCATGAGTTCCCTGGTGGAAGCACGCCATTACCAGTCATCTccgtcttcttcatcatcttcatcctcatcctcatcatcttcatcaagcGGGGGGAGTTCATCAAGCTGTCCACTAAATGCAGTGAAATTGGGAGCTTGTGTGGATGTGCTGGGAGGGCTGGTAAATGCTACAATTGGAGATCCCGCTGTGAACAAATGCTGCCCTGTTCTACAAGGCGTTTTGGAAATAGAGGCAGCCCTGTGTCTGTGTACAACCATTAGGGCAAAGGTTCTGAACCTGAACATCATCCTTCCCATCGCACTTGAGCTCTTTGTTCAATGCGGCCTCACCCCTCCTCCTGGTTTCAAATGCCCTCCTCTTAACTGATCAAGTTTCAAATGCCAAACCCTTAGTTAAACATGGCAACATAATGCCACTGTTTGGTGTACGTAGATTTAGATTTGGTTTCATTCAGTGTTTGTACAACTGTATTCTGAATTTCTGCTACTTTCGTTTGATTACTTTTAGTGTCTTCACTTGAGAAGACGAAGCAATGACTACGACGTCGTCTCTCTAAGAATAAAATTGTGCTAGTGTTATTTAGGACGTTCAACCTGGCTCCCAATAAGTCAATGTGACATTTTCTTATATTGATTTGTAGCTTTTCATCCCATGTTAATGCTATATATTTTGCATCAAAGCAATATGTTATATCTTCTATATTCTTAGGGCATTGACTCATAATACTATTTACCTATTAAAATTTGACTAatggattttttattttataactgcaatttattttattttattttattattgaaatGAATAATATTTAAGTATTGATTTAAGTTAAATTAAAAATTAGTCATTTTTAATTGATTGTTATGTTTAATTATATTTAGTGTAATTTAGCTTAgtttttcaaaatataaatatcatcatgaaagcttaCTTAAAGATAATTTGGTGTAGCTTGATGCTCCTTGCATTCAAATATTCTCTTGAAGGAATTAGCAATGCTTGTGAGTGAAAGCGGTAGATGCATAAATAAATTAGAAGAAATCTCTTTACATAGGGTTCTCAAAGTATTTTCACATTTGGTTTGACTTTCAACAGTCATCAAAATATCGGGAATAGATCAAAAATGGTAAGAACAAACACTCTAACACGTTTGAATTAGGGTCCCTTTTAGAGGGGTATAGTGCTAGGCACTCTAATCTAATAGGAATATGTCACTAGGCATTGTGGTACACCCAGAAAAGGACAAACTAATGGTGGTTCATGAGTGCATAGGCCGCTCAAGTCACCTCATGAGCAGATGTAATATTTTGGATGAGATAAGGCTAAAATAGGctgaaaaagatccaaaaggaGCCACACTAAAGAAAAGGCCCAAAAAGGAATGTGAAAATGTAAAAGTTATAATTTATGACACTGCACATAGTCATCAATGTTCTTTCTCATATtggtcaatattggtcaatttatCCCACTCGCaacatatttttgatttttttttgtgggtTCTCCATCTTCCcttctttgtcttctctcttcaTCTCTTTGGTAGCACTCACCTTGGTGTGCTCAACAACACCTTTCTTGGCATGCTTCTCTCTTATCTTTTTGCATTTTTCTATCCTTCTATAATGTCTAGCCACGTTGTCAATTTTCTTACAAGTGTATTATGGATTTCCGGTACTTTGATTTTGACTATTTTTAGTGACTTCACTTGAGAAGACGAAGTAATAGCTATAACGTCGGATATTTAAGAATAAAATTGTGCTGGTCTAATTCAGGACCTTCAACTTTCTGTCAATAAGTCAACGTGACATTCTTATATCGATTCCTAGCTTCCTATTATGTGTTAATGATATATTCTTCGTCTAATGAATATGTTATATCTTCTATATTCATCCGGTATTGATTGAGAATAGTATTATtcctattaaaaatgattgatagttttttaaattttattagtgAAAACGTATTTTTAGTTTTTGAACTGAATAATATTTATGTATTGTTTTAAcagaaattttaaaataattaattttaattaatttttacatTTAACAATATTAATAATGTATTATGTCCTAGTGTTTTCAAATGTAAACATATTATAAGTTTATATTGTGAAGTGATAAATTTGTTGGATTGATTTTATCATTGGAAATGTAATCTTCACTTTTTCCATACTTGTTTTTGACAAAATCATAGATGTAATAAGAATTGAATTATATTTAATCAAACTATTATATGTAGAGTTGAATTGGGCTTGTTTGAaccaattttaatatttttttcaataaagaTTTTCTAGTCCTAATTCATATACCATGTCAAATTGTTTAAACTATCTAATTTATTTTGTGTTGAATCTTCTtttctatttaatgaaaaatgtaGATCTAATCTCAATTTTAACAATAATTTTTTAAGCATGATATAGAAAATAATTTGAACCCTAAATCTTCTACTTTAACtcttttgattttatttgatgtttgtacAATGCCAATATCCACCCTTAttcaattttattatatatatttattcttgAAAAGAATTATTCAACACTTAAAGACTTTGGAACAAGATGTCACATACCAAAGATTATGTGGAAATATAATGAAATTTATGCTCAATTGAATTTTACACTGAAATTGATATAACATATCATTTGTGAAGTAACACATCTACCAAGTGAATAGAAAGAAGACCTAGAATTTCAAGTTTCAAATATAAACTTGATATCTATTCTACATGATTTAATTTTATACAACATTTGATCATCTATCAAAAAgtatttttaaattccaatttaaAAGCAATGTTAAATTCTTTAGATTATTGCTTGAAGTTTGTTATCATCTAGATTcatccaactattttcttaaataACATGTTCTACATATTATTTTGAAATAGAACTTTAGGACCGTATATCTAACATCTTA contains:
- the LOC131043970 gene encoding cortical cell-delineating protein-like, which codes for MRSLAQTIVHDRRANRVYLNGTGWPNNVSHAELDLAKFVTVLVALGMICLAMSMSSLVEARHYQSSPSSSSSSSSSSSSSSSGGSSSSCPLNAVKLGACVDVLGGLVNATIGDPAVNKCCPVLQGVLEIEAALCLCTTIRAKVLNLNIILPIALELFVQCGLTPPPGFKCPPLN